The genomic region ATTGTTAAGCGGCCGTTCCGCTCCGGTTTTTTACACCCTTTATTACGGCGCGCACAATCGAAAACACTGCAAGCGCGATAAACAGAATGGCAATCGGATGAGAAAAAATTTCCATAGTATTGCCGTTGGCGTACTGAAGACCGCGACGAAGATTGGTTTCAAAATCCTTTGCCAAAATAAAGCCCAGTATGAACGGCGGAAGCGGAACGCTTACCTTTTTCATCACATAACCCATAATTCCGAACAAAAGCAAACTGAATATGTCAAACACTCTGTAATTAAGCGCGTAGGAGCCTATGCCGCATAATACTATAATAACCGGCAACAAAATATAAGACGGTATCTTCAATATCTTTACAAATCCGCGCAGCCCCGTAAACATGACGATAGCCATAACGGCGGAAGAAAGAATCATTGCCGCGTAAATAGCGTAGACCGTATCCGCATTTGTCTGAAAAAGCAGAGGACCGGGAGTAAGTCCGTGAAGCATAAAGCCGCCTAAAAGAATTGCAGTAACGCCGTCGCCGGGAATGCCGAGCGTAAGCAGCGGTATCATAGCTCCTCCTATGCTGGCGTTGTTTGACGTTTCGCTTGCGATAATGCCGTCGACTATTCCCGTTCCGAATTTTTCAGGATGTTTTGAAGAATTTTTTGCAACGGAATACGCTATGAGATTGCTCGTAGATCCTCCTATTCCGGGAAGAACTCCTATGCCAAGCCCTACGACAGCCGAGCGAACAAGATTTCCTATTTGGTCTTTTATGTCGTTCCATCCGAAGCCCAAACCTTTAAGACGATATTCGGTCATAGTCGCGTCTTTATGCTCTTCAATTACCGTTTCAAGGACTTCGCTCACCGCATAAAGGCCTACCAAAACCGGCAGCAGGGCAAATCCTGAAGTTAGTTCCAGCGTGTCGAATGTAAAGCGCTTAGCCGAATCGATGGGCGCAAGCCCTACGGTAGCGAACATCATCCCGAACAGAGCGCTTAAAAGGCCTTTGATCATGGATTTTCCGGCAAGGCTTGCAATCAGCGTGAGCGCAAAAAGCGTTACGCCGAAATATTCCCACGGGCCGAATTTTATCGTAAGAGCGGCAAGAGGTTTTGAAATAACAACCATCGCCGCAATGCTGAATATCGTTCCGAAAAATGAAGCGAAAATTCCGATGCCCAAGGCTTTTCCGGCTTCGCCCTTAAGAGCCATAGGTCGGCCGTCAAAACAAGTCGCAATCGACGCGGGCGTTCCGGGCATATTAAGCAATATGGCGGAAACAAGGCCTCCCGAAGTGCCGCCTATGTAAATTGCCGTAAGCATGGAAAGACCGGCTTCCTTTGTTAAAACGTAAGTTACGGGAAGCATCATGGAAATACCGGCAACCGTCGTGAGTCCCGGCAATGCGCCGAAAACAATCCCGAACATGACTCCGAAGACAATCAAAACAAGTGCGAGCGGGTTTGCGAAAAGATTTATAAAACTTGAAAACAGCATGTATCTTCCTCCGTCAGTATCCGAAAATTCCGGCCGGCAAAATCAAACCGAGTGCCTTGTTGAAAATCGTATAAATTAAAAATGAGACCGCTATCGAAAACAGCGCCGTAAGAACGATGTTTCTTGAAGTCTTGTTCGGAAGCAGCAGATATATCATAGCAAAAAGATACAGAATTGTAGAAATTATAAATCCGAGCCGGTTAAAAAGGAAAATATAAACAAGCAGCAAAAAAATCGCCAAAAGGAGTTTCCCGGTAGTCTTTCGATTTACCTTCGCCTTTTCTGCGGAAGATCCTTTTTCCTTTTTCGCTTTTAGAATCGAGTCGACTATTATCGTCAAGCTTAAGACGGCCATTAGTATTGCAAAAGTCTGCGGAACCGCTCTGGACGACAGCCCTGTTTTTCCGAACGGATTATAGGATTCTATCGAGACGGATCCTATAAAGTAAAATACGGCCAGGATAAAGAAAAACAATCCTACGCCCAAACCGCTTTTTGTTTTATTTGTCATAATTTTACTGCTCCTGCACCTTTAAAACCCGATTACGGAGCGGCGGATCAAACCTGTCCTCAATCCGCCGTCTATAATAAGTCAAAAATTTATTTTTTTCCCGCTTTGATCTGATCCTGAATTTTCATCAAAGCGTCGTATTGTGATTTATACAGGGCTTCGGTATCAGCCGGATTCATATATGTGGGAACCTGATACATCTTTTCTATATCCGCCTTATATGAATTGTTCGTCTTGATCACTTTTTCACATGCGGCGGCAAATTTTTCAACTATAGCTTTATCGGTGCCCTTGGGCATAAAGAAAGTGTTGTCATAGCTGTAACCGCAATCCACGCCGAGCTCTCTGAGCGTGGGAAGATCTTTGAGCGTTGCCGAGCGTTCCGAGCTGACGTTGGCGATCATTCTGAGAGTATCGTTTTTTACATAGTCTACGACCTGACTGTAATTCAATTCGGTTACGTCGACGTGATTGCCGAGGATGAGCTGAAGACGTTCTCCCGAACCGCCGGAACTTACCACGTTGAACTTAGCGCCGGCCGCTTGAACCGCAATGCCTATCCACTGCGTAGAAGCGCCCGTGTTAGCCGTAAAGCGGTATTTTCCGGGATCTTTTTTTGTGGCGTTCACCACATCCTGATACGTATGCCAGTCCGGATGCTGCTTTGCGTTTATAAGAAGAACTTCATCCGAAGCGCGTGAAAACACGCATACGGGCTCGAAATCCTTATAGCCGAAGTTGACCATGCCCGAAACCTGCGCCATGTGCATTGAAATCTGATGAACGAGCACCGTATATCCGTCGTTCGGAGCGTCCTTCGCCTGGGCTGCGCCGATAGTTCCTCCCGAACCGGCTACGTTTGTAATTACCACGGGTTGTTTTAATTCCTGCGTCAAATACTTTGCGAGCGTTCTTGCGTTTACATCGGAATTTCCTCCGGCCGCAAAAGGAACTATAAGATTGATCGATTTTTTAGGCCAGTCAATCCCCCCTGAATTTGCAGAATCTTTTGTGCCGTTTGCGAAAACGACACCCGCCGCCGCCAAAATTGCAGCCATTGCAATTAATTTTTTCATACCTTCCTCCTAAAAAAACTTTTGCAGGATATTTCAATATCCGAAGTTAAAACTTCCTCCTAAATGCGTCACCGCAGAAAGCATTCAGCTTTCGAGGACGGCGCATCGGTGCGCTCTTTGCGCACATATAATCTGCGACGTTTCGGCTTTGCCCGAAACTCGCCGTTTAACAAGGCCGCGCTATCTCAGCGGCCTTGTTAAAACGTGTACTTCACCGAAGTAAAATCCGTCTGCCTGTAAACGATATTTCCTTTTTTTATAGTCATCTGAGGCACAATAACCTGATCTCCTTCAATGAACTCATTATTGCAATCGTAAAATCTTACGCCTTGCTTTTTTATTTTGAACAAAGCTATGTCGGCACGGTTTCCCGCCGTCAAAGAGCCGTAATCTTTAATACCGATAACTTTCGCAGGGGTTGTCGTAGTCATTTTAAAAACATCCATGCATGAAAGACCGAACGCCAGATATTTGGACATCAAGTGCGGCAAAGACACCACAGGATCCGCATAAAACGTTAGCGGCGACATGTCCGAACTTATTATATCGGGAAAAAATCCTTGCTTTATCGCACCTTTTGCAACGGAAAACGCAAAATTCTTTTTGCCGTTGCAAGCGTCAAATATTACGCCCCGCTTTCTGGCCTCCAGAACCTGTTTTTTTATCTTTCCGTTTTCATCAAGGATAGTGTTTTCAACGCCCTGATATACATGGCAAAAAACGTCTCCCGGTCTCAATACGGAAGCTATCTCTTCGCACGGCACGGAAGGCCTTGTAACATGTACTACGACATTGCAACCTATTTCGTCCGCCAGCTTTATGCAGTAAACGAGAGGATCTATTGACGACGTAATATCCTTGGTCAGACGAAGCTTTATCGACACAAGTTCTCCCTTATATCGGGCGAAAAGTTCTTTTATTCTGTCATCGTATTTCGGGAATAAATTGACATCCAGGTTTTCAGGATAAAAACCCGTTCCAAGGCCTATGGGCGCAATATTCAAATAGCTTTTTACGGTTACTATGGAATTAACTATTGAAAAATTACGGAACTGTGTATAATTGCACATACCGCAGGACCCGCCGTCAACCGCCGTGGTTACTCCGCTCGGCAGACAGGAAAGATCCGCATTTACGCCTCCGTCGGTACCCTGATACAAATGTATGTGGTGATCTATAAGACCCGGAACTACCATACAGTCTTTTGCGTCGATGACTATATCGGCGTCGTCCTTATCGAATTCGCTTACAATGCGTCCGCCGCAAACACAAACGTCCCTTATCTCTTCCGTTCCAAACAAGGGCTCATAAACTTTTCCGTTTTTAATTAAAATCTTAGCCATCCGGACATCCTATATCAGCTGTGAACTTTATCAACTGTGCACATAAATGCAACAACTTCCAAAGTTTATACTTTGTTCAGTTGTTGCATTTCTAAGGAATCGACTTATTTATTATCTTCTATTTTTTTCAAGAAGAAAGAAACCAGCTCGCTTCCTACTTTTTCGGTGACCATGTTGTAAACGGGCTGCGACATGGCTTTCATCTTTTCATGCTCGGCGGCGGACAATTCGATTATCTTCATACCGGCGTCGGTACACACTTTTTTATCCGCAATTATGCTGTCGTCGGCGATCCCGTTACCGTAATTATTAGCGTCCGCAGCACATTTGTCCACAAGGCGTTTCATATCTTCGCTCAAGCCCTCGTACAGCGCATTGTTCATGAGGAACGTGATCGTATGACCCAAATGGTTCGTTTCGATCGCGTATTTTTGAGCTTCATAAAACTTGTTTCCTACGATGTTCATGTACGGATTTTCCTGTGCGTCGATTTCTCCTTGCTGCAAGCCGATATAGACTTCGCTAAAGTCCATGGGAAGAGGATTCGCGCCTAAAAGTTTCCAATATTCGATATGATACGGATTTTGAATTACGCGGATTTTTATTCCCTTCATGCCGGCGACGGATTCGGCAAGTTTGTTGCTCGTCATCTGTCTAAATCCCGCGTCGGAGTATCCCAAAACATATATTCCGTTCGCCTTGCTGTAACTGTTCATCTTGTCGATAAATTCTTTATCGTTCAAAACTTTGCGCATATTTGTTATGTCTGAAAAAACGGACGGCATATCAAAGATCGCATATTGTGGAACGAAGCCGACCATTCCCGACGTCATTGTCGAAGAAAAATTGATCGAACCGTTTACAAGGCCTTCCAACATTTCCCTGTCGCCGCCCAACTGCCCGTTGGGATAAATATTTACGACAACGGCTCCGTTGCTCTCGCGTTCAATATTTTCTTTGAACTTTGCGACGATCTTATAGTTGATCGTCGTTTCAGCCACATTGAGCGCTGCCGTCCACGTATACTTTTTTGCCGCCTTTCCGGCAGTATCGGCACCCGTTTTCTTTTCTTTTGCACATCCCAAAAGCGCAAGCACGCACACGAACGGCAAAACCGATTTCACAAAACCCTTTTTCATCCTATCCTCCTAAAAAATTCGACCGTTTTATTATTGTTTGGTCACTCGATCATTTGATTATTGACGGGAGCCACAAGCTGAGGCTCGGAACAAAAATTATAAAACAAAGCGCCGCTAAGAATGCAATAAGAAACGGAACCGTAGCCTTTGCGATCTTGAGCACAGGCTCTCCCGTCAAGCTGTTGGCAATATAAAGATTTATTCCCATCGGCGGCGTCACCATGCCTACTGCAAGGTTCACGGTCATCATTATGCCGAAATGAACGGGATCAACCCCTACGGATTTTACGATGGGCAAAAAGATGGGCGTCAAAAGCATTATGTTCGGTATGTTGTCAAGGAACATGCCGAACACGAGCATAACCAAATTGACAAAAATGAGAACCGCATATTTATTGCTTATGACTTCGGTTACAAAACTGCCGATTTCATGAGAATATCTTAACATGGCGACTACGCGGCCGAACGCGGTAGCGGCGGAAATTATAAACAGAATCGGGACGTAGGACTTTACGCCTTCGAAAAACATGTCGACAATTTCTTTTATACCGATCTTTTTGTACACAAAGATGCTTATAAAAAGCGCATATATTACGGAAATGGCGGCCGCTTCCGTAGGAGTAGTGATCCCCGTATAAATGCTGCCGAGTATTATTATGGGACAAACGAGCGCCCAAAAACTTTCCCTAAAGACGCACAAAAATCCCTTGCTTCTAATCGCATCGTAAGATTTTGCGAGCAGCTCTTTATTGCCTTTATGCTTTCTGCAGTAAAAATAAGCGTAGACCATAAGGCAAAAAGTGATCAGAAGTCCCGGTATGATTCCGCCTATGAACAGCTTTGACGGCGATGCGCTGGACGAAGAAGCGTATACGATGTATGAAATGCTGGGCGGAATAATTACTCCCAAACCGCCGCTCACGGTTACAAGCGCTGTGGAAAAAAGCTTGTCGTAGCCCATGTTCACAAGGAACGGAATACTCATACTTCCGACCGCGGCCACCGTCGCCGGAGAGGAGCCCGAAATCGCCGAATAAAACATGCACGTGCCTATGACGGCGCACGGAAATCCGCCGGTCTTGTTGCCTATAAAATAAGCAAAAAAATCGAATATCTTTTCCGAGATTCCTCCCCTCGCCATTATTATTCCCGAAAGGATAAATAGAGGGACTGCAAGGAGCGTAAAACTGTCAAGTCCGTTTACCATACTGCGGATAGCCGCTTCGACCGTATACGGAAAAGACGGATCCAGAAAAGAAGGCAAAAACGCCATTCCGCCGAAAACTCCCGCAACAGGGATTGTAAAAACGAACAGAACGATTAAGATTACAAAAAATACTAATACAGGCATATTCAAGCACCTCTTTTGCCGAGCGTCTTTCGAACCGAAAAATAAAAAAGCTGGATTATCCTAAAGACGGCAACCGCACAACCTGACAGCGGTATCAGATACAGCACATACATCGGAACATCCAAGGCCGGATTTACCTGTCCGGACGCCTTTGCCCTTATGAGCACAAAAACGCTTCCATATGCAAGGACGGCCAAAAATACCGCCATAAAAGCCCAAGCGACGCAGTTGAAAACTGTCGCAGCTTTTTTGCCTAAAAACTGAATCAGAGCGTCTACGCGGATCATCTTATTAAAGCGTATGCAATATCCCAAGCTGTAAAACCCGGAAGTGACAAGACAAAATTTACATATTTCTTCGCTCCAAGTAAGCGATTTGCTGAAAACATAGCGCAAAACCACGTTTACGGATATCAACGCGGTCATAATAAAAAGGCAGGCGATAAGCACGGCGCTTTCCAGGTTATTATCCAGCCATGACAAAGCGGCGTTTTTTCTATTCTTTTTCATATTCTCGATCCCTTATGAAATTTAATCGACGAGTCCCATGTTTTTAAGGACTGCCTGTAATTTTTCACGGTCCTGAGTGCACAACGGTTTAATGGGAGAGAGGCACTTGCCTACGGGAAAACCTTGGAGCTCAAGGCCTTCTTTTATTACCTCAGGGAAGGTTCCCATGTTCGAAGCTATGCGAAGCGGATTTAACACAAACTGCGCTTCGAGAGCGCCTTTTAGATCTCCGGCTTTAAATTTGTCGTAGATGTCCGCAACGATGCGCGGAGCGACGTTTGCGCAGCTGGCGATAGCTCCGCCGGCGCCGTAGCATAGTCCGGCATATATCAAGGTGTCGCGCCCCACCAAGACGGTAAAATTTTTATTCCCGCGCGTAAGGCGGATGTATTCGGCGGAATTGGTAAAATCGCCGGTGCTGTCTTTAACGCCTACGATGTTTTCAATTTCGGAAAGTTTTGCAACTGTTTCGGGCGCGATAGTCACATTTGTCTTGGGTTTGTTGTTGTACATGATCACAGGAAGTTTCGTATTCGAGGCGACCGTCTTATAAAAATCATACAGCTCGTCCTGCGTTTGACTTACGAACATCGGAGTTAAAACGGAAACGGCGTCGACCTTTGCCTCTTCCGCAATATGAACAAGCTCTATGGTTCCTCTCGTTGAAATTTGGCTTGT from Treponema parvum harbors:
- a CDS encoding tripartite tricarboxylate transporter permease, with the translated sequence MLFSSFINLFANPLALVLIVFGVMFGIVFGALPGLTTVAGISMMLPVTYVLTKEAGLSMLTAIYIGGTSGGLVSAILLNMPGTPASIATCFDGRPMALKGEAGKALGIGIFASFFGTIFSIAAMVVISKPLAALTIKFGPWEYFGVTLFALTLIASLAGKSMIKGLLSALFGMMFATVGLAPIDSAKRFTFDTLELTSGFALLPVLVGLYAVSEVLETVIEEHKDATMTEYRLKGLGFGWNDIKDQIGNLVRSAVVGLGIGVLPGIGGSTSNLIAYSVAKNSSKHPEKFGTGIVDGIIASETSNNASIGGAMIPLLTLGIPGDGVTAILLGGFMLHGLTPGPLLFQTNADTVYAIYAAMILSSAVMAIVMFTGLRGFVKILKIPSYILLPVIIVLCGIGSYALNYRVFDIFSLLLFGIMGYVMKKVSVPLPPFILGFILAKDFETNLRRGLQYANGNTMEIFSHPIAILFIALAVFSIVRAVIKGVKNRSGTAA
- a CDS encoding tripartite tricarboxylate transporter TctB family protein produces the protein MTNKTKSGLGVGLFFFILAVFYFIGSVSIESYNPFGKTGLSSRAVPQTFAILMAVLSLTIIVDSILKAKKEKGSSAEKAKVNRKTTGKLLLAIFLLLVYIFLFNRLGFIISTILYLFAMIYLLLPNKTSRNIVLTALFSIAVSFLIYTIFNKALGLILPAGIFGY
- a CDS encoding tripartite tricarboxylate transporter substrate binding protein, with the protein product MKKLIAMAAILAAAGVVFANGTKDSANSGGIDWPKKSINLIVPFAAGGNSDVNARTLAKYLTQELKQPVVITNVAGSGGTIGAAQAKDAPNDGYTVLVHQISMHMAQVSGMVNFGYKDFEPVCVFSRASDEVLLINAKQHPDWHTYQDVVNATKKDPGKYRFTANTGASTQWIGIAVQAAGAKFNVVSSGGSGERLQLILGNHVDVTELNYSQVVDYVKNDTLRMIANVSSERSATLKDLPTLRELGVDCGYSYDNTFFMPKGTDKAIVEKFAAACEKVIKTNNSYKADIEKMYQVPTYMNPADTEALYKSQYDALMKIQDQIKAGKK
- a CDS encoding amidohydrolase family protein; its protein translation is MAKILIKNGKVYEPLFGTEEIRDVCVCGGRIVSEFDKDDADIVIDAKDCMVVPGLIDHHIHLYQGTDGGVNADLSCLPSGVTTAVDGGSCGMCNYTQFRNFSIVNSIVTVKSYLNIAPIGLGTGFYPENLDVNLFPKYDDRIKELFARYKGELVSIKLRLTKDITSSIDPLVYCIKLADEIGCNVVVHVTRPSVPCEEIASVLRPGDVFCHVYQGVENTILDENGKIKKQVLEARKRGVIFDACNGKKNFAFSVAKGAIKQGFFPDIISSDMSPLTFYADPVVSLPHLMSKYLAFGLSCMDVFKMTTTTPAKVIGIKDYGSLTAGNRADIALFKIKKQGVRFYDCNNEFIEGDQVIVPQMTIKKGNIVYRQTDFTSVKYTF
- a CDS encoding TRAP transporter substrate-binding protein, translated to MKKGFVKSVLPFVCVLALLGCAKEKKTGADTAGKAAKKYTWTAALNVAETTINYKIVAKFKENIERESNGAVVVNIYPNGQLGGDREMLEGLVNGSINFSSTMTSGMVGFVPQYAIFDMPSVFSDITNMRKVLNDKEFIDKMNSYSKANGIYVLGYSDAGFRQMTSNKLAESVAGMKGIKIRVIQNPYHIEYWKLLGANPLPMDFSEVYIGLQQGEIDAQENPYMNIVGNKFYEAQKYAIETNHLGHTITFLMNNALYEGLSEDMKRLVDKCAADANNYGNGIADDSIIADKKVCTDAGMKIIELSAAEHEKMKAMSQPVYNMVTEKVGSELVSFFLKKIEDNK
- a CDS encoding TRAP transporter large permease, translating into MPVLVFFVILIVLFVFTIPVAGVFGGMAFLPSFLDPSFPYTVEAAIRSMVNGLDSFTLLAVPLFILSGIIMARGGISEKIFDFFAYFIGNKTGGFPCAVIGTCMFYSAISGSSPATVAAVGSMSIPFLVNMGYDKLFSTALVTVSGGLGVIIPPSISYIVYASSSSASPSKLFIGGIIPGLLITFCLMVYAYFYCRKHKGNKELLAKSYDAIRSKGFLCVFRESFWALVCPIIILGSIYTGITTPTEAAAISVIYALFISIFVYKKIGIKEIVDMFFEGVKSYVPILFIISAATAFGRVVAMLRYSHEIGSFVTEVISNKYAVLIFVNLVMLVFGMFLDNIPNIMLLTPIFLPIVKSVGVDPVHFGIMMTVNLAVGMVTPPMGINLYIANSLTGEPVLKIAKATVPFLIAFLAALCFIIFVPSLSLWLPSIIK
- a CDS encoding TRAP transporter small permease yields the protein MKKNRKNAALSWLDNNLESAVLIACLFIMTALISVNVVLRYVFSKSLTWSEEICKFCLVTSGFYSLGYCIRFNKMIRVDALIQFLGKKAATVFNCVAWAFMAVFLAVLAYGSVFVLIRAKASGQVNPALDVPMYVLYLIPLSGCAVAVFRIIQLFYFSVRKTLGKRGA
- a CDS encoding dihydrodipicolinate synthase family protein; this translates as MFKPYGIIPPVITPFTEDGKFNESVFRKVINFLIKEGVHGIFPMGTTGEFYAFSKDEVKHIFEVAVDEVKGRVPVYGGTSQISTRGTIELVHIAEEAKVDAVSVLTPMFVSQTQDELYDFYKTVASNTKLPVIMYNNKPKTNVTIAPETVAKLSEIENIVGVKDSTGDFTNSAEYIRLTRGNKNFTVLVGRDTLIYAGLCYGAGGAIASCANVAPRIVADIYDKFKAGDLKGALEAQFVLNPLRIASNMGTFPEVIKEGLELQGFPVGKCLSPIKPLCTQDREKLQAVLKNMGLVD